The genomic DNA GAAAATGCTAGTCGTACGACCATTCCACTTGAGTATGTCTTTGTTGGTTGGTCAACAAATTCACCAATTTCTGAAAATTCTACAATCTGTTGTATTCTTGCTTCAATTTGTTTCTTGCTTAGCCCAAATAATGTTGCATTAAGGTATATATTCTCTCTTCCTGTAAATTCCGGATTAAATCCACTCCCGAGTTCTAATAAAGCTGCGATCTTTCCATCTACTCTTACGCTACCTTTTGTAGGCTCCATTATATTGCAAATTATTTGCAGTAAAGTACTTTTGCCACTCCCATTCTTTCCTATAATTGCCAATGCAGTTCCTTTTTTCAGATCTAGAGATATGTTATCTAGAGCATTTATTTCCTTGTAGTTATTCTTGTCTTCCTTAAGCATCTGCTTTATTCTTGCTATTCTGCTTTTATATATTCTAAAAGTCTTTCCCACGTTTTTTAGTTCTACTATTGATTTTTCCGGCCTTGGGTTGCCATCATTCATAGTATATCGGCAAGTGTTTTTTGTGACTTTTTGAGAATCCTAAAGCAAATTTGACACCATAGTAATGAAACAAATATAGAAGTTATTAAGCCTCCAATTTTGGGTAACTCGCCTGCAATCAAGATGCTTCTTGTTCCCTCTATTGATGACACTAGTGGGTTTATCGCTGCTATCCATCTTATTTTTTCTGGCAACATTGAAGTCGGATAGAAAATTGGACTTAAAAACATAAGCATACTTACGGCTGCATTGATGACTTGACTTGTATCTTTTATTATTACACCAATCCATGAAAGGATCCATGTCATTCCTAAGCATCCAATTATTAGTGGCAGCCAAACTATTGGTAACAATGCCGCTGTAAGTGGCGCTTTTCCATCCCATATGATTTTTGCCATTACCAATATTACTGCGCTTATTGCCCCATGTATACATGCGCTTCCTGTAATCATTCCCCCAAGCGTATGGATTGGAAATATTATTTTTTTTACGAAGTTTGGGTTGCTCGTTATTAGTGTTGGTGATTTTGTTGCGCATTCCGCGAATATGTTAAAAACAATCAGTCCTGCGAACAAATTTAGTGCAAATGTTATCGGGGTTTCATCCCCTGTAGTAGTTCCTCCCCATCTAGCTTTGAATACTTGAGAGAATACTAAAGTATATACACTCAGCATCATTAGTGGATTAATAGCCGTCCACAAAATTCCAAGCATCGAACCCTTGTATCTGCCATTTATGTCTCTCAGTATGAGTTGCCTCAATAATGTCCTGTTCTTTAACATGTAACTCAAGAAGTCTTTTTTCATGTCTCTCCTTTCTCTTTTTCTTCCTCCATGTCGCCTAGTAATTCCAGTATTTCTCTGTCTTTAAGGTTTTGACTTTGGCCTCCTATGACTTTTGTTGTTCCTTCCATATTTGTTGTCAATCCTTGAAGCCTTCTTAGGTTTCTTACATCATTTTCTAGTTCATCAATGCGTTGCATTAGGTTCCTAATTATTGCAGCTTCTGCGTCTGGCAGTGCTGAGTGTGCTAATGGATTTATGCGTGTCCCGCTTTGATGAATTACTCGACCTGGTATTCCTACCACTGTACAATTAGCATCAACATTTTTTACTACTACTGATCCTGCGCCAATTCTGGTATTAGTCCCAATTGTTATTCCTCCTAATACTTTTGCTCCTGCACCTACAACTACATTTTCTGCCAGGGTTGGGTGTCGTTTTCCGTGTTCTTTTCCAGTTCCTCCTAATGTTACGCCCTGATACAGCAAGCATCTTTCCCCTATCTCCGCTGTTTCGCCGATTACTACGCCCATACCGTGATCGATAAAAACGCTGTGACCAATATGGGCTCCCGGATGAATTTCTATTCCTGTAATGCTTCGACCCACTTGGCTAAGTATGCGTGCCAATAGTTGAAGCGGCAGCCGGCTATTCCATAATCGGTGGCTCAGTCGATGTAGGCAGATGGCTTGAAAGCCCGGATAGCAACATATGATTTCAAGCCAGCCCCGGGCAGCAGGATCACGGTCGCGGATGATTGCGAGGTCAGTACGTATATAATCAAACATCTTGGAGAATTTAGCTGCCGGCGGTTTGTGTCTGTATTCCAATCTCCTTGCGAAGCTGATTAATCGTATCGGTGCTTAGGTAGTTTTCTGCGCAATGTACTTGTGGCATGCGCATTAATTGGGATCTGTTTTGTCGCAGGCATTGTTCTACCAGGGGCTGGCTTGGCCTATCACACAGCACATGACTTGACGCCCTCAGTAGGGCAAGTAAGCGGCTTCCAATATCTGGCGTGGCGGTCATCAGTAGCAATTCGTTGCCGCGCATCGAATGGAGAATTACTTCCGCAGCTCTTAGGATACCGGGGCTGATGCTCACTAGGCCGACACAGCTGCCGGGCCGTAGTTCTTTCAGCATTGCCAGCTCTTCCCGGAAATCATTTAGATCTATGGCCACGGCCCTCACACCGTGTTTCTTTGCGAGTGCCTCAATTGGTTGTAGGAAATAGCGGCTTGTCACCACAGTCCCATTGCTTGAATTCTCAAGTACGTTTTCTAGCTCTTCCATTGGCACCACTTCCACCGGTACGTTTAGGCACGGTTGGAGTTCTTCGGCGATCAGCATCGAGGCGCCGATGTCTTCCCTGGGTGTGCTGACCAGCACACGGGCACCGCAGCGTAGGCGCCAGTCGATCTCCCGGGTTAGCAATTCGCGGGTTTGCTGCAGAGTGCATCCAGCATTGAGCAGGCCGTCTACACATTTGCGCACTTCCCGGTCGAGGTCGGTCACTCCTCGATTGCGGATGTGTGGTGGGGTTTTTATCTCTCGCAATTTTTGTTGATCCCGCACGTAGATGCCGGAGCCCGCCATTGCTTCCACCACGCCATCGGTTTCTAGCTGTCGGTACACCTTGCTGATCGTGTTCCGGTGCAACCCGGTCTGCATCGCGAGCTGGCGGGTGCTCGGTAGACGATGCCCTGGCGGGTAGTGCCGCGCTGCAATGGCGAAACAGATCTGGTTGTAAAGCTGCGTTGAGGCCGGTATGTCGCTTTCCTGCTGGATATGAAATCGCACGCCGATGGACAGGTTCGAATGCGGCCACCATACGGACCGATTCGTCTGGTGACAATTGGGTGTGTGTCCTGTGACCCTGTGACAATTCCCAACTTGCTTCACCCTCGCTGGATTGACTGGCTGTTTGCGGTGTGCCACTCCGCTGCTTTCGTGTACCGCCGCCAGTCAAGCTGAACGTAACTGTCACGTAATTGTGTTAGCTTCGTGTATAGATCGTTCTTTTCTTGATTTTGGCATCTAATGCCTGGTTCCGCAGCGTTGTCGATTGCCCGACCGCTCACGGGCATCCGTTTCCTGTAGTCCCCCTTGTTTGACCGCTCGGCGTCTGATTTGTACTTGGTTTGCAAAGCGTCCGATCTGCCTCAAGGGCGACGCCACAAAAAGGCAACTACTGCTCGAACATGCTTTTGGTGGTGTCGCTCCAGTGCTCAGCTGGTTTCAAGTCCGTTTCCCATAAATTGCAACTCATCTGGTTGGGTTCTGCTTAGTTAGGTATGCCGCTTCTTCGGTGATCACGTTGCCCGGTGAAGAGCAGGCCTTCGATTTTCCCGCGCAGGTGTTTGTCGGATGCGGCCCTGTGGCGGCGAACCCTCCTTAAATCTGTTGCCTGAGGTAAAGGCGCGGCTCCCCTGTGTAATCGGCGCAGCAGACCGTCTGATCTCCGCCAAGAATCGCGAATCGGTAGTGGCTGCTCTGAGGAAGGACGATCCCACTCGGCGGCGCTTGCGCTTTGTGGTGTAGACCGGCGGCGTCCACGGCTCATGTACGAGGTCCGCAGCTTCAATGTCCAGGCCTCAGCCAGGTGATGGCGTTTTCTGCTGGGTAACGACCATATGGTCTACCCTTGGGAGTTGACCACTTTGGCGGCGGTGGGTCTCGGCGGTGCAGGTATGGTTCGCACAGCCTTGTTGGCGGCCTGCTGCTTTTCCTCTTTCTTCACCAGCGGCGTTTTGCGCGGGGTTAGGAACATGATCATGTTCCGGCCTTCTCGTTTAGGAGCCTGCTGGATCTCTGCCTTTTCTTCGAGATCTTTGGCCATTCGCCGCAGCAGAGTTTCCGCCAGCGCCGTGTGCTGAATCTCACGGCCGCGGAAGATCACGGTGCACTTCACCTTGTCGCCCGCCTTGAGGAAGCGCTGGGCTTGACCGATCCGTACATCGTAGTCGTGCTGGTCGATCTTGTAGCGCATCTTGACCTCCTTGACTTCTGTCTGGTGCGACTTTTTCTTGGCCTCTTTGGCTTTCTTTTCTTGCTCGAACTTGAACTTGCCGTAGTCCATGATCCGGCAGACCGGCGGGTCTGCCTTCTCGCTCACCAGCACCAGATCCAGTTCCCGGTCGCGGGCTACATCCAGGGCCTCTTCGCGGCTGATCACGCCGAGCTGAGCGCCGTCTGAGTCGACTACCCGCAATTGGGGGTAGTTGATCCGGTCGTTGATGTTGGGCAGCTCCCGAACCGGGGCACGACGGTCAAAACGGGGACGTGGGGGCATTCAGGCGGTGACGGGGACAGGTGCAGACGACTTCAGTGAACACACAATCTGCTTTTTTTACTTTAGATGTTGCTCGATCAATGTCATCGCATCCGTCAGCGTTGACGGGTCGTGCAGCCAGTGGGGGTTGTGCTGACGCCGGAACCAGGTGCGTTGGCGTTTGGCGAACTTGCGGGTGCGTTGGCTGGTGATTCGCACTGCATCTGCAGTGCTCAGGCTTCCGGTGATCACCTCTAGTGCTTCGCCATAGCCGATGGTCTGCAGTAGCGGCAGGTCAGCGCCGTAGCGTTCGCTCAGGCGCCTGGTCTCGTTCACCAGCCCATCGCGGTAAAGCTGCTCGGTGCGTTGTTGGATGCGCTGGCGCAGGTTGGCGGGATTGAGGCCCAGTTCCAGCACCCGCCACGGCGGAGGCGTGGCTGTGGCCTGGCGGCTCATCGGTTGTCCGGAGGCGTAGAGCACCTCCAGGGCGCGCTGGGTGCGCACGGCATCGGCGGGGGCGATTTTGGCGGCAGCTTGGGGATCGGCGGCCTCTAGCAGGGGGTGGCAGATGCTCTGGCCTAAGGCTGTCAGCTGCTGTCGCAACTGCGGCTGGGGAGCCACTGCCGGAGGCTTAAGGCCACCGGTGAGGGCTTTGAGGTAGAGGCCGCTGCCGCCCGCCAGCAGGGCCAGGCCCTGCTGCTCCAGCGCGTTGTTGATGCAGGGGGTGGCGATCGCCTGAAATTCCTGCAGGGTGATCGGCTGATCTGGCGTGCGCAGGTCCAGTAGATGGTGCGGCACCCGCGCCTGTTGCTCCGCCGTCGGCTTCGCGGTTCCGATGTCCATCTCCCGATAGAGCTGGCGGGAATCCACGTTGATCACGGGCAGATTCAGCCGTTCGGCGATGTCCAGCGCTAGGGCGGTTTTGCCACTGGCGGTGGGCCCGAGCAGCGTGATCACCAGGGGGTGGGAGCTGTTCAAAAGGGTGAGGGGGTGCAGCCAGGCGTGGAATGGGCGCTGAGAGGCCTCTGAAAGCCTCTATAGACAGCCGGTGGTAGATTGACATTGTCAGGTCGAGGTTTAGAGCCGTTGCGCCCGCCCATGACCCGGTTTCCTGGCTTGAGACTTTCTGAATGAGCGACGCTTCCAAGGTCCAGAACGCTTACGGCGCCGAGCAGATTCAGGTGCTGGAGGGGCTTGAGCCAGTTCGGAAGCGCCCGGGCATGTACATCGGCTCCACCGGACCGCGGGGCTTGCACCATCTGGTGTACGAAGTTGTTGATAACTCGGTTGATGAAGCCCTGGCGGGCCATTGCGACCGCATTGTTGTGGTCCTGGGGGAAGACGGTTCCGCCTCGGTGAGCGACAACGGCCGGGGAATTCCCACTGATGTGCACTCGCGCACCGGCAAGAGCGCCTTGGAGACGGTGCTCACCGTTTTGCACGCCGGAGGCAAGTTTGGCTCCGGTGGTTACAAGGTTTCTGGCGGTCTGCACGGCGTTGGCGTGTCCGTGGTGAATGCCCTGAGTGAATGGGTGCAGGTGACGGTGCGCCGTCAGGGCCAGGTGCATCGCCAGCGTTTTGAGCGCGGCGCGGCCATCGGAGCGTTGGCGTCGGAGTCGCAGCCTGCATCGGAGTCCGGCGAGACCGGAACTACAGTCTGTTTTAAGCCCGATCTAGAAATTTTCACCGGTGGCATTGTCTTCGACTACGCCACCCTCTCGGCCCGTTTGAGGGAACTGGCTTACCTCAACGGCGGCGTGCGGATCGTTTTCCGCGATGAGCGGCAGTCAGCCCGCGATGAGGAGGGGAGCCCCCATGAGGAGACCTACTTCTACGAAGGCGGCATCAAGGAATACGTCGCCTACATGAACAAAGAAAAGGACTCCCTTCACCCCGAGATCATCTATGTGAATTCCGAGAAGGATGGTGTACAGGTGGAAGCCGCGCTTCAGTGGTGCTCAGATGCATACTCCGACAGCATTCTTGGCTTTGCCAACAACATTCGCACCGTGGACGGTGGCACCCACATCGAAGGTCTGAAGACGGTGCTGACCCGCACCCTCAACGCCTTCGCTAAAAAGCTGGGCAAACGCAAGGAATCGGATTCCAACCTGGCCGGGGAGAACATCCGCGAAGGCCTGACGGCGGTGCTTTCGGTGAAGGTGCCAGAACCTGAATTTGAAGGACAGACCAAGACCAAGCTCGGCAATACTGAGGTGCGCGGCATCGTCGACAACCTGGTGGGCGAGTCGCTCGGCCAGTTCCTCGAGTTCAATCCCTCTGTAATCGGCCTGATCCTGGAGAAGGCGATTCAGGCGTTCAATGCCGCTGAAGCCGCTCGCCGGGCCCGCGAATTGGTGCGGCGCAAGAGCGTCTTAGAGAGTTCAACCCTGCCCGGGAAGCTCGCCGACTGCAGCTCCCGCGATCCCGGAGAATCCGAGATCTACATCGTGGAGGGCGACTCCGCTGGTGGCTCCGCCAAGCAGGGCCGCGACCGTCGCTTCCAGGCGATCCTGCCGCTGAGGGGCAAGATCCTCAACATCGAGAAGACGGACGACGCCAAGATTTACAAGAACACGGAGATTCAGGCGCTGATCACCGCCTTGGGTCTGGGCATCAAGGGTGAGGACTTCGATGTGAAGAACCTCCGCTACCACCGGGTCGTGATCATGACCGACGCCGATGTGGACGGTGCCCACATCCGCACTCTGCTTCTCACGTTCTTCTACCGATACCAGAAGGAGCTGGTGGAGGGTGGCTACATCTACATTGCTTGCCCACCCCTCTACAAAGTGGAGCGTGGTAAGAACCACACCTATTGCTACAACGAGGGCGATCTGCAGAAGACTCTGGCGGGCTTCGGTGAGAAGGCCAACTACACGATCCAGCGCTTTAAAGGCCTTGGCGAAATGATGCCCAAGCAGCTTTGGGAAACCACCATGGACCCCACCACCCGCACGATGAAGCGAGTGGAAATCGAAGACGCTCTCGAGGCCGATCGTATTTTCACGATCTTGATGGGCGACAAGGTTGCTCCTCGCCGGGAATTCATCGAAACCCACAGCGCTGAGCTGGATATGGCATCCCTCGATATTTGATGGGGCCTGTTCTGCGTTGGAGTTGGCTGCTGGGGGTGGCGTTGATTGCCCCGGCAGCTCTGCCAGCCGGAGGTGCTGACTGGCGACAACCGCAGCCCCGTCGCCGTCTGGCGTCTGGGCCCTTACATACGTCGACCGACCAGCCCCTGCACCTCAGTCCGCTGGAGGTTGCTCCACGGCTACGCACTCTCAAGGCGGGATCCTCCCTGCGGCTTCTGCGGCGTTGGTCCGCTGCCGATGGTCAGGATTGGTTGCACGTGCAAACGCTTTCGGGAGATCAACGCCGTGGTTGGCTCCGTGCCTGAGGCGGTTTTGGTGGGTCTTGGGGCGATCCCCGGGGCCTGGTTGCGCCTCAAGGTGGTGAACCACTTCCAGCCGATGGTGCCGAAGAAGCACTGGGGCACCTTCCTTGTGAATGTGGTTGCCTGCTTCGCCCTGGGTCTGGTGCTGGCGCTCAATGAAACCTGTGCCCCCAGCAACGGCATTGCTTTGCTGATGGGGGTCGGCTTTTTCGGCAGCCTCAGCACCTTCTCCACCTTCGCGGTGGAATTGCTGAACGAGTTGCGTGCTGGCCAGGCCCTTACGGCATTGGTGCTGGCGTTGGCTTCGATAGGGGCGGGCCTTTTGGCTTGTGCCGTTGGTTACGGATTAGGGACCCATGTCTGAAACCAAACCCAGCCTGCGATTGGAATTGCAGGAGCTGTTGTTAGTTGGTGCGGGTGCCGTGCCCGGAGCCCTGTTGCGCTGGCAGGTCGCTCTGCATATGGGGGATCAGAACCTTCTGGTGAATGTTCTGGGGGCTGCCCTCTTGGGCTTCCTGGCCGGGCTCCCCGCCGCGCCGCGGCTCCAGTTGTTCATAGGCATCGGCTTCTGTGGTTCGGTCACCACCTTCAGCAGCTGGATGCTGGCGGCCATGAAGCATCTGAGTTCAGGTGATTGGGCCGCCGCACTGGGCTTGATCGGGCTGACCGTCGGGCTGGGGCTTGGTGCCGCAGCCCTGGGGTTCAGCTTGGGACGACGGCTTAAGCCGCCAGAGCCGCCTCAATCTCTGACTTGAGGTCTTCAGGGGTGACGCCGCTCTTGAAGCGGGCGATCACCGTGCCGTCCTTGCCCACCAGGAACTTCTCGAAGTTCCACTCCACATCACCAGCGGGATCCATCTGGTTGAGGGTGGTGTAGGGCTCGGTGGTGCTTCCTTTGGCGTTCACCTTCTCAAACAGTTCGAAGTCGGCGCCGTAGGTGGTGGAACAGAAGGCCTTGATTTCGTCCAGGCTGCCGGGCTCCTGGGCGCCGAAGTCGTTGCAGGGGAAGCCCAGAACTGCCAGGCCCTTGGCGGCATAGGTGTCCTTGAGGGCCTGCAGACCCGCGTATTGCTTGGTGAAGCCACAGCGGCTAGCCACGTTCACGATCAGCAGCACCTTGCCGGCGTAGTCGCCCAGGGATTTGCTGCTGCCGTCAGGGGTGGTGACGGAGACGGCGCTGACGCTGATCGCCATGGTGGAACAGAGATGGAGCGCAGAGGTTAACTGGCTGTAGCGGCCATACACTGGGCTCCCGGCCGGAGGAGGGCATGACGGAGGCATCGGGGCTGAGCAGTGCTTGCGTGAGCGTGGAGCCCGAGTTACTGGCCGAGGCGGTTTCCCATGAGCTCGTCGCGATGCTCCAGGCGGGTAACTACGACGCCGTGAAACTGTTGCTGGAACCCGTGCAGCCGGTGGACATCGCTGAAGCGATTGGCAATCTTCCAGCCAACCTGCAGGCCATTGCTTTTCGTCTGCTCAGTAAAGATGAAGCCATAAGCGTTTATGAGTACCTCGACACTGTTACCCAACAGAGCCTGCTGAGCCTGCTGCGTTCCGGCGAGATGCGGGAGGTGATGGAGGAGATGTCGCCGGATGACCGCGCCCGATTGTTTGAGGAACTGCCTGCCAAGGTGGTGCGCCAGCTGCTGAGCGAGCTCAGCCCGGATGAACGCAAGGTGACCGCTGAATTACTGGGTTACCGCGCGGAGACGGCCGGGCGTCTGATGACGACCGAGTACATCGCCTTCAAGGAAAACCAGACGGCAGCGTTGGCGTTGGAGATCGTGCGGCGGCGTGCCCGCGACACCGAGACGATTTATTCGTTGTATGTCACTGATGCGAAGCGACGCCTCACCGGCATTCTCTCGCTCCGGGATCTGGTGACGGCAGAGCCCCAGGCCCGCATCTGCGATGTGATGACTGCGGAGGTGCTCAGCGTCAGCACCGACACGGATCAGGAAAAGGTGGCGCGCACGATTCAGCGCTACGACTTCCTTGCTGTTCCCGTGGTGGATCTGGAACAGCGTCTGGTGGGCATCGTCACGGTGGACGACGTGATCGATGTGATCGAGCAGGAGGCCACCCGTGATCTTTACGCCGCCGGCGCGGTGCAGGCTGGTGACGACGACGATTACTTCAGCAGCAACTTGTTCACCGTTGCTCGCCGCCGTGTGGTGTGGCTGGCGGT from Synechococcus sp. MU1643 includes the following:
- the mgtE gene encoding magnesium transporter, which codes for MTEASGLSSACVSVEPELLAEAVSHELVAMLQAGNYDAVKLLLEPVQPVDIAEAIGNLPANLQAIAFRLLSKDEAISVYEYLDTVTQQSLLSLLRSGEMREVMEEMSPDDRARLFEELPAKVVRQLLSELSPDERKVTAELLGYRAETAGRLMTTEYIAFKENQTAALALEIVRRRARDTETIYSLYVTDAKRRLTGILSLRDLVTAEPQARICDVMTAEVLSVSTDTDQEKVARTIQRYDFLAVPVVDLEQRLVGIVTVDDVIDVIEQEATRDLYAAGAVQAGDDDDYFSSNLFTVARRRVVWLAVLVLASFFTSEVIAANEDVLQRVVLLAAFIPLLGGTGGNVGAQSSTVVIRGLSTQSISNLGPLRAIGREAMAGALLGVLMLLLVVPFAWWRGESALVGLSVGMSLLAITTLAATAGAAFPLLFDRMGLDPALMSTPFITTCTDVAGTLIYLKTAGWLLIHLPQLVQATSISTHFFLLGAF
- a CDS encoding glutathione peroxidase; translated protein: MAISVSAVSVTTPDGSSKSLGDYAGKVLLIVNVASRCGFTKQYAGLQALKDTYAAKGLAVLGFPCNDFGAQEPGSLDEIKAFCSTTYGADFELFEKVNAKGSTTEPYTTLNQMDPAGDVEWNFEKFLVGKDGTVIARFKSGVTPEDLKSEIEAALAA
- a CDS encoding GntR family transcriptional regulator; translation: MRFHIQQESDIPASTQLYNQICFAIAARHYPPGHRLPSTRQLAMQTGLHRNTISKVYRQLETDGVVEAMAGSGIYVRDQQKLREIKTPPHIRNRGVTDLDREVRKCVDGLLNAGCTLQQTRELLTREIDWRLRCGARVLVSTPREDIGASMLIAEELQPCLNVPVEVVPMEELENVLENSSNGTVVTSRYFLQPIEALAKKHGVRAVAIDLNDFREELAMLKELRPGSCVGLVSISPGILRAAEVILHSMRGNELLLMTATPDIGSRLLALLRASSHVLCDRPSQPLVEQCLRQNRSQLMRMPQVHCAENYLSTDTINQLRKEIGIQTQTAGS
- a CDS encoding ABC transporter permease; the encoded protein is MKKDFLSYMLKNRTLLRQLILRDINGRYKGSMLGILWTAINPLMMLSVYTLVFSQVFKARWGGTTTGDETPITFALNLFAGLIVFNIFAECATKSPTLITSNPNFVKKIIFPIHTLGGMITGSACIHGAISAVILVMAKIIWDGKAPLTAALLPIVWLPLIIGCLGMTWILSWIGVIIKDTSQVINAAVSMLMFLSPIFYPTSMLPEKIRWIAAINPLVSSIEGTRSILIAGELPKIGGLITSIFVSLLWCQICFRILKKSQKTLADIL
- a CDS encoding SH3 domain-containing protein; the protein is MGPVLRWSWLLGVALIAPAALPAGGADWRQPQPRRRLASGPLHTSTDQPLHLSPLEVAPRLRTLKAGSSLRLLRRWSAADGQDWLHVQTLSGDQRRGWLRA
- a CDS encoding CrcB family protein, which encodes MSETKPSLRLELQELLLVGAGAVPGALLRWQVALHMGDQNLLVNVLGAALLGFLAGLPAAPRLQLFIGIGFCGSVTTFSSWMLAAMKHLSSGDWAAALGLIGLTVGLGLGAAALGFSLGRRLKPPEPPQSLT
- a CDS encoding CrcB family protein; the encoded protein is MVGSVPEAVLVGLGAIPGAWLRLKVVNHFQPMVPKKHWGTFLVNVVACFALGLVLALNETCAPSNGIALLMGVGFFGSLSTFSTFAVELLNELRAGQALTALVLALASIGAGLLACAVGYGLGTHV
- the cysE gene encoding serine O-acetyltransferase translates to MFDYIRTDLAIIRDRDPAARGWLEIICCYPGFQAICLHRLSHRLWNSRLPLQLLARILSQVGRSITGIEIHPGAHIGHSVFIDHGMGVVIGETAEIGERCLLYQGVTLGGTGKEHGKRHPTLAENVVVGAGAKVLGGITIGTNTRIGAGSVVVKNVDANCTVVGIPGRVIHQSGTRINPLAHSALPDAEAAIIRNLMQRIDELENDVRNLRRLQGLTTNMEGTTKVIGGQSQNLKDREILELLGDMEEEKEKGET
- the miaA gene encoding tRNA (adenosine(37)-N6)-dimethylallyltransferase MiaA is translated as MNSSHPLVITLLGPTASGKTALALDIAERLNLPVINVDSRQLYREMDIGTAKPTAEQQARVPHHLLDLRTPDQPITLQEFQAIATPCINNALEQQGLALLAGGSGLYLKALTGGLKPPAVAPQPQLRQQLTALGQSICHPLLEAADPQAAAKIAPADAVRTQRALEVLYASGQPMSRQATATPPPWRVLELGLNPANLRQRIQQRTEQLYRDGLVNETRRLSERYGADLPLLQTIGYGEALEVITGSLSTADAVRITSQRTRKFAKRQRTWFRRQHNPHWLHDPSTLTDAMTLIEQHLK
- the gyrB gene encoding DNA topoisomerase (ATP-hydrolyzing) subunit B, with protein sequence MSDASKVQNAYGAEQIQVLEGLEPVRKRPGMYIGSTGPRGLHHLVYEVVDNSVDEALAGHCDRIVVVLGEDGSASVSDNGRGIPTDVHSRTGKSALETVLTVLHAGGKFGSGGYKVSGGLHGVGVSVVNALSEWVQVTVRRQGQVHRQRFERGAAIGALASESQPASESGETGTTVCFKPDLEIFTGGIVFDYATLSARLRELAYLNGGVRIVFRDERQSARDEEGSPHEETYFYEGGIKEYVAYMNKEKDSLHPEIIYVNSEKDGVQVEAALQWCSDAYSDSILGFANNIRTVDGGTHIEGLKTVLTRTLNAFAKKLGKRKESDSNLAGENIREGLTAVLSVKVPEPEFEGQTKTKLGNTEVRGIVDNLVGESLGQFLEFNPSVIGLILEKAIQAFNAAEAARRARELVRRKSVLESSTLPGKLADCSSRDPGESEIYIVEGDSAGGSAKQGRDRRFQAILPLRGKILNIEKTDDAKIYKNTEIQALITALGLGIKGEDFDVKNLRYHRVVIMTDADVDGAHIRTLLLTFFYRYQKELVEGGYIYIACPPLYKVERGKNHTYCYNEGDLQKTLAGFGEKANYTIQRFKGLGEMMPKQLWETTMDPTTRTMKRVEIEDALEADRIFTILMGDKVAPRREFIETHSAELDMASLDI
- the infC gene encoding translation initiation factor IF-3, which codes for MPPRPRFDRRAPVRELPNINDRINYPQLRVVDSDGAQLGVISREEALDVARDRELDLVLVSEKADPPVCRIMDYGKFKFEQEKKAKEAKKKSHQTEVKEVKMRYKIDQHDYDVRIGQAQRFLKAGDKVKCTVIFRGREIQHTALAETLLRRMAKDLEEKAEIQQAPKREGRNMIMFLTPRKTPLVKKEEKQQAANKAVRTIPAPPRPTAAKVVNSQG